One Phaseolus vulgaris cultivar G19833 chromosome 4, P. vulgaris v2.0, whole genome shotgun sequence DNA window includes the following coding sequences:
- the LOC137838523 gene encoding uncharacterized protein, giving the protein MPGIDPDFLCHHLSMDATVRPVRQRRRKFNEERQLVVREETQKLLSAGHIREIQYPEWLANVVLVKKANGKWRMCVDFTDLNKACPKDSYPLPSIDALVDSASVCKVLSFLDAFSGYNQIKMHPRDESKTAFMTETCNYCYKVMPFGLKNAGSTYQRLMDKVLAPMLGRNVYAYVDDMVVASKGRTQHVTDLEELFVTISKYRLKLNPEKCVFGVEAGKLLGFMLTERGIEANPDKCAAIIAMRSPTSVKEVQQLTERMAALSRTGYQFYTGPGAGPNTKAHLFREQGFTRPRDEVPVAGKGSVGRGVFGQEAPPLLPQFYSSGDDEPPHTKDFVAELSPGGEQEVEAGTQWSLSVDGYSNGVLIEQALRFAFKASNNQAEYEALIAGMLLAKEMGVQTLLVKSDSQLITGQVSGEFQAKDPQMAAYLRYVQLLKGAFSALKLIHVPREQNARADLLAKLASSGKGGRQKTVIQETLKALRKFIEDNRVDVLHISTARGRPRSHRSLTQDTVKTPHISTYTDTPEGGRHAQIYGLAEGDTWMTPYRRYLADGVLPTEPEEGKKVKRNAARYTLVDGAAGIRQWNPVRQPTVEEPVRRGGHQASVRISRTPPN; this is encoded by the exons atgccaggcatcgaccctgatttcctatgccatcaccttagcatggatgccacggtccgtcccgtgcgacaaagaaggagaaagtttaatgaagagaggcaaCTTGTGGTAAGGGAAGAGACACaaaagctgctgagtgctggtcacatcagggagatccaataccctgagtggttggccaacgtcgtcctggtgaaaaaggcgaatgggaagtggaggatgtgcgtggacttcacggacttgaacAAAGCGTGCCCGAAAgactcgtacccactacccAGCATTGACGCACTTGTGGACAGTGCCTCCGTCTGCAAGGTTCTTAGCtttttggatgcattctcgggatacaaccagatcaaaatgcacccaagagacgagagcaaaaccgcgttcatgacagagacttGCAATTACTGTTACAAGGTAATGCCCTTTGGGCTAAAAAACGCAGGctccacctaccaaaggctgatggacaaggtcctagcacccatgttaggaaggaatgtgtacgcctacgtggatgatatggtagtggCGTCAAAGGGAAGGACGCAGCATGTGACggacctagaggagttgttcgtcactatatcaaaataccgcctcaagctgaaccccgagaagtgtgtcttcggggtggaGGCCGGTAAGctcctaggtttcatgctcacggagagggggatagaggcgaaccctgacaaatgcgcagcaatcattgccatgcggagcccgacgtcggtaaaggaagtgcaacaaCTGACAGAGCGAATGGCAGCATTatcaag AACGGGCTATCAGTTCTAtactggtccaggagcaggaccaaacacaaaagcccatctatttcgtgagcaaggcttTACAAGGCCCAGAGACGAGGTACCAGTCGCTGGAAAAGGCAGCGTTGGCCGTGGTGttttcggccaggaggctccgccactacttccacagttttacagtagtggtgatgacgaacctccccatacaaaag attttgtggcagagctctcgcccggaggtgaacaagaggtggaggcgGGCACGCAGTGGTCGCTCTCGGTCGACGGCTACTCCAATGGtgtgctgatcgagcaggccctgcgtttcgcctttaaagcaagtaacaatcaggctgAGTACGAAGCACTGATTGCAGGGATGctcctggctaaggagatgggcgtGCAAACCCTCTTGGTGAAAAGtgattcccagctgattacaGGACAAGTATCAGGTGAGTTCCAAGCGAAAGACCCACAAATGGCGGCGTATTTAAGGTACGTCCAACtgctgaagggagcatttagTGCTCTTAAGTTAATACATGTCCCACGagaacaaaatgccagagctgacctgctggccaagctggccagctcaggcaaggggggcaggcaaaAGACAGTAAttcaagagacgctcaaagctctgAGAAAATTCATAgaggacaacagggtggatgtcctccatattagcactgcgagaggaaggccaaggagtcatcgttccttGACTCAGGATACGGTGAAGACGCCCCATATCAGCACATACACGGACACGCCCGAAGGAGGAAGGCATGCGCAGATATATGGtttagccgaaggagacacctggatgacaccGTACAGACGGTACCTAGCGGATGGGGTTCTCCCAACGGAACCAGAAGAGGGCaagaaggttaagaggaatgccgcaagatacaccCTAGTGGATGGA GCGGCTGGTATCcgacaatggaacccagttcgccagccaACAGTCGAGGAACCTGTGCGCAGAGGtgggcatcaagcaagtgttcgcatcagtcgaacacccccaaactaa
- the LOC137838524 gene encoding uncharacterized protein has protein sequence MQALYEYLDGDGDGLVYQPPNGHITSFQQLLQLFREQYLANRAPPPISYDLFDVKQYQGETFKEYINCFGAQVVKVGTSEEPMIMYAFRKGVCPGPFCESIIRNLPRTFAEIRRRAVEHIASEGEVCEKRTSVVPSRPRIQTWAQPIRVNETTTGRKKPEGRRPYETRKPQPRGPAGGDRPARKRARLARYNFVVELKDLIAVPNIAERLRRPTITDKVLGPRKDSWCEFHEAFGHHIDNCLSLGY, from the coding sequence atgcaagctctttatgagtaCCTTGACGGGGATGGCgatggattggtttatcagcctccaaacggccatatcacctcctttcaGCAGCTGTTGCAgctattcagagagcagtacTTGGCGAACAGGGCTCCGCCGCCGAtttcctacgacctgtttgatgtaaaacagtatcaaggggagacttTCAAGGAATACATCAACTGTTTCGGGGCCCAAGTAGTAAAAGTTGGTACttcagaggagcctatgatcatGTACGCATTCAGAAAAGGCGTATGTCCCGGCCCTTTTtgcgaatccatcattcgcaatctccctaggaccttcgctgaaatacggcgtcgggcggtggagcatatcgcctccgagggagaggtgtgtgagaagcgcaccagcgtcgtaccctcacgcccgagaaTACAGACGTGGGCTCAACCCatcagggtcaacgagaccacgacgggaagaaagaagccagaggggagacgcccctatgagaccAGAAAACCCCAGCCCAGGGGTCCAGCGGGAGGGGATCGCCCGGCCAGGAAAAGGGCAAGGCTagcgaggtacaactttgtggtggaattgaaggacctgattgccgtgcccaatatagctgaaaggttgaggcgaccgaCGATAACGGATAAAgtgttagggcctcgcaaggactcttggtgcgagttccacgaagctttcggtcaccacatcGACAACTGCCTGTCGCTGGGTTACTAG